The genomic region GGTGCCTGCTGATCCTGCTCCGAGATTGACAAGGTAACATTGTGTACAAGAAGGGAACTAGACGGCTCAATGTTTATATCAGGCACAACCAAACCATCGTCCAGAGCTGGATTCCCCTCCCCTGACTGCTTCAGGTCATCCTCAGATGGTGGCCTTTCAACGTCCAGTGGAGAGTCGAAGGTGGAGCGTGCTGTCGCTGCTGTAGTGATGGAGGCGTGGCCCTCGGTGACCACAGTGACCTCAGCGCCGCCCTGCTGGATGAGGGCGTGCAGGCTGTCAAGGTCCGAGCATGCCGTGATGAACGCGTGGCTGCTTTCTGAAGATGAAGTGGAACTGATAAAGGTCTGAGTCTCTATCGGGGTTTGAGAAGAAACATTTGTCTGCAGTAGAGGGTTTTCTTCACTGCCACTGATGTGAGTTAGTAAGACGGTCTGGTGCTCGAGGCTGCCTTCTGGTGGGGTCATGTGTTGCACTGGGGTTAACAGGCTAACCTGCTGTATGATAGGGTTGAGAATTACATTCTGGCCTTCTGAACTAAGCAGAACTGTTCCAGGTTTAGAAGACGGGACGTCCACTGCTGCCTGGATGTACGTTCCTTCCTGACCTAGAGGAGGCGCTACAAAGATCTTGAGCTGCGCGTTTCCATAGGAAGGAACCGACCCGTTTGGGAGCGTCAACGAAACCTGCTCGGGCCCTTTATCTGTTGGTTTTGCAGCACTATTTTGTGTCTGTGCGAGTCTGAGCTGTTTTTCTGTGTTATTATGTTGCCTCTTATGACTTCGCAACGAATCTTCTCTCACAAACGACGCCTCGCACAGGTTGCAGCGGAACGCCCGCGCTGCTTCGAGCCTCACCCGGTACCGTGAACCTGCAGGATTGGGTGACTCATCTCCTGCTTTTCCACGTTTGGCACTTTTGCTGAGCCCCTCTAGAACTTTCTCACCATGGCACTTCCTCATGTGGACGAGCAGGTTGGCACGCTGTTTGCTGGCGAAGGGGCAGCGGTGACAGGTGAACGGGCGCTCATCCGAGTGCACACGCTCGTGTCTCTTGAGTGCCCCCTTGCTCGTGCAGGAGTATGGGCAGCAGCTGCAGCGTAGGGGACGGGCGGGTGCGTGCTGGCGGGAGTGTGCACGCAGTGCCGCCTTGGCTGTGCACTGGAAGTCACATTCTGAGCAGGCGTAGGCACCATGGCGCAGCCGGGCATGCGATTTCAGGTTGGCCTTCATGGCACAGCGGTAATCGCACAGCTCGCACGCATACGGCTTCTCACCCGAGTGCACACGTGTGTGACGCTTCAAGTCCGAGTTGATTTTGAATTTGGCACCACACTCACCGCACTGGAATGGGGCATCACCTGAAAGGTAGGATTACCAAAAGCTTCAACTCTTTAAATTTACTAATGCAATGGTTCTCATAGCAGGACGCTCACTTGCCCCAGTCCCCAACTAAACGCAGTTTAAACTTCATTCGTTGAGAACTAATGAAACAAGGGATAAAAAGCTGTTTACACATATAAAATCTAGATGTTTCGAAACCCAGGGCCAAACATGGACCGCTGCCTCAGTTTATATGTACGAAACAAAAATATTCTCACAATATGCTATTTCCCAACAGTTTCATGGCTGCATAAATGTCAACTCTGTCCAAAgccacagtgtgtttatttttttaaataaaggaaaccAAAACCCAAACGTACAACAGTGTCCGTGAAACATCGGGGTGGGGACATGGGGACAATCAACATTCTCTCAGCTGTATTTACAACACAGTTTTCAACTTAACACTGTGGCACAGTGATTaaactgtttatttgtgtgtcgTTAGATTTGGTATAattattgtacacacacactttacagctACACAATCAAGTAAGTGAAAGCGAGGGGTTTCAATGCGTCTTTACCGGCTTAAATGAAGGCAAAGCATAAAATATATGCAACAGGACTGAATGGACTGAAACTCTGGTTGTGTATCTGTTTTTTGGGAATCGTGTCTACGAGGGCTTCAGAAATGCTGCCTGTCTTACCCGGCCTTTAAAATAATGAT from Ictalurus furcatus strain D&B chromosome 15, Billie_1.0, whole genome shotgun sequence harbors:
- the zfp64 gene encoding zinc finger protein 64, translating into MASFSRDEMNHLLMEVSPDIHICGFCKQQYNNYEVFLAHKQSGCQLHTTDISVTSTGAAEAVQEFPLEEALQTCVSKAVKKTVKTQKPASKKLKPALTQKRRICSFSGCTFKTQYGQKDMERHMLTHTGDRPFECELCHKRFSRRDKLNLHSRSHTGEKPHKCKHCTYAATDSSSLKKHLRVHYDERPFKCQICPYASRNSSQLTVHLRSHTGDAPFQCGECGAKFKINSDLKRHTRVHSGEKPYACELCDYRCAMKANLKSHARLRHGAYACSECDFQCTAKAALRAHSRQHAPARPLRCSCCPYSCTSKGALKRHERVHSDERPFTCHRCPFASKQRANLLVHMRKCHGEKVLEGLSKSAKRGKAGDESPNPAGSRYRVRLEAARAFRCNLCEASFVREDSLRSHKRQHNNTEKQLRLAQTQNSAAKPTDKGPEQVSLTLPNGSVPSYGNAQLKIFVAPPLGQEGTYIQAAVDVPSSKPGTVLLSSEGQNVILNPIIQQVSLLTPVQHMTPPEGSLEHQTVLLTHISGSEENPLLQTNVSSQTPIETQTFISSTSSSESSHAFITACSDLDSLHALIQQGGAEVTVVTEGHASITTAATARSTFDSPLDVERPPSEDDLKQSGEGNPALDDGLVVPDINIEPSSSLLVHNVTLSISEQDQQAPIYQLSPHQIFSDSNPPDRIED